A portion of the Paenibacillus hamazuiensis genome contains these proteins:
- a CDS encoding peptidoglycan-binding protein LysM has translation MIEHYGIELSFNNYAEGFRIPVNPDSIEVREEGQGKTYNIVGIGGGTQETRAGEINVIQNPRLKEINFSSFFPFLTEKPYPPYVVTNDVKAPMQYVLLIRKWQESRRPIRFIYNMATSKLTSNDVRDINIPASIEKFEWKEVAGSPGDIEYSLTLKEYVFYSARKITETRDENGQLILIQQPPGRPDGRIRPETYSLPEGMNLSTLALMLLGDDSRSKEIQDLNGLTDAEAKHLPAGKYLKIPQN, from the coding sequence TTGATTGAACATTATGGTATCGAGCTTAGCTTCAACAATTATGCCGAAGGATTTCGAATTCCGGTAAACCCGGATTCCATCGAAGTCCGCGAGGAAGGGCAGGGTAAAACCTACAATATCGTCGGCATCGGCGGAGGCACGCAGGAGACGAGAGCAGGCGAGATCAATGTGATTCAGAATCCGAGGCTCAAAGAGATCAACTTCAGCAGCTTTTTTCCGTTTCTTACAGAAAAGCCTTATCCTCCGTATGTTGTAACTAACGATGTGAAAGCCCCGATGCAATATGTGCTGCTGATTCGAAAGTGGCAGGAAAGCCGACGACCTATCCGGTTTATTTATAACATGGCGACCTCGAAGCTGACATCAAATGACGTTCGCGACATCAACATCCCTGCATCCATAGAAAAATTTGAATGGAAAGAGGTTGCAGGTTCTCCCGGCGATATTGAGTACAGCTTAACGCTCAAGGAGTACGTTTTCTACTCGGCAAGAAAAATAACGGAAACCAGGGATGAAAACGGCCAATTGATATTGATTCAACAACCTCCCGGACGTCCGGATGGCAGAATTCGACCGGAAACATACTCCCTCCCGGAAGGCATGAATCTTTCCACATTGGCTTTAATGCTGCTCGGAGATGACAGCCGCAGCAAGGAGATTCAGGATCTGAACGGCCTCACGGATGCGGAAGCGAAACATTTGCCGGCAGGTAAGTATCTGAAAATACCTCAGAATTAG
- a CDS encoding XkdQ/YqbQ family protein, producing the protein MLEIIINDKKGNLWDISNIVSEVTYKTSKIGKPSSIEFTFIKGGLYEDRDFNLDVGNIVRVKKDGQNLFFGYVFAVDGGRAEDVRVTAYDQTRYLLFNYSYKFEDKSVTEIIQRIAEDFKLKVGYLADTGYKIPSMLELNAKLLDIICKALNKTLIATTVNYIFYDDFGRLSLRDAKDMTVNISLGDASLVYDYKQKRSIENSFNRVLLVQKSKQEGKDKHYISQEDSHIVQWGLLQEYREFDEKMNEAQIIQTLKNLIRLKNRVERSFQIEALGDARVRAGCYISISIDELGINQRFLVNECTHKFEGAIHTMSLDLMDIRVGDDPI; encoded by the coding sequence ATGCTTGAAATCATAATCAACGACAAAAAAGGGAATTTATGGGATATATCCAATATTGTTTCGGAGGTAACTTATAAAACGAGCAAGATCGGCAAGCCTTCCAGCATCGAATTCACCTTTATCAAAGGCGGATTATATGAAGACCGCGATTTTAATCTCGATGTCGGCAACATCGTCAGAGTCAAAAAAGATGGGCAAAACCTTTTTTTTGGTTATGTTTTCGCTGTGGATGGCGGAAGAGCTGAAGATGTACGGGTAACGGCGTACGACCAAACCCGTTATTTGTTATTTAACTATTCCTATAAGTTTGAAGATAAATCGGTAACGGAGATCATTCAGCGGATTGCCGAAGACTTCAAATTAAAAGTCGGCTATCTTGCCGATACGGGATACAAAATTCCTTCCATGCTGGAATTGAATGCAAAACTGCTGGATATCATCTGCAAAGCCTTAAACAAGACGCTTATCGCAACCACGGTAAATTACATTTTCTATGACGATTTTGGGCGGCTGTCTTTGCGCGATGCCAAGGATATGACGGTCAACATTTCGCTTGGAGATGCCAGCTTGGTGTATGACTATAAGCAAAAACGCTCCATCGAAAACTCCTTCAACCGGGTACTACTCGTGCAAAAAAGCAAGCAAGAGGGAAAGGACAAGCATTATATTTCCCAAGAAGACAGCCACATCGTACAATGGGGGCTGCTCCAGGAATATCGGGAATTCGACGAAAAAATGAACGAAGCGCAAATTATTCAAACACTGAAAAATTTGATCAGGCTGAAGAATAGAGTGGAGCGCTCGTTTCAAATCGAAGCTTTAGGAGACGCGAGAGTCCGTGCAGGCTGTTATATTTCAATCAGCATCGACGAGCTCGGAATTAACCAGCGTTTTTTGGTGAACGAATGCACGCATAAGTTCGAGGGGGCGATCCATACGATGTCCTTGGATTTGATGGATATCCGGGTAGGTGATGATCCGATATGA
- a CDS encoding DUF2577 domain-containing protein, whose product MRLLEIIKQAGVGAVEAGNPVAIMFGTVTQTNPLEVSIDQRLILSEDFLVIPEQLTPFTVDLKHSHSYKDGVTEEALTEPVVIRKGLETGDKLLLLRVQGGQQFIILDKLVNV is encoded by the coding sequence ATGAGACTTTTGGAAATAATTAAACAAGCGGGAGTCGGAGCGGTGGAAGCTGGAAATCCGGTGGCGATCATGTTCGGAACCGTGACTCAAACGAATCCATTGGAAGTGAGTATCGACCAGCGCTTAATTCTTTCAGAGGATTTTTTAGTCATTCCTGAGCAACTAACTCCTTTTACAGTGGACTTGAAACACAGCCATTCTTATAAGGATGGAGTAACGGAAGAAGCCCTGACCGAACCGGTAGTCATCCGAAAAGGTTTGGAGACGGGGGATAAATTGCTGCTGCTTCGCGTTCAGGGAGGTCAGCAATTCATTATACTGGACAAGTTGGTGAACGTATGA
- a CDS encoding DUF2634 domain-containing protein: MIPQGGILSSTNSQKVVNGPSKTYRFDIKTGRIRGRVDGLDAVKQAVYKILETERFQYLIYSSNYGFEFKDILGSDPLFFNSKITNRIQEALLQDDRIKAIENVQISSEGEEAVVQFTVVSTYGSFQIAKEV; encoded by the coding sequence ATGATACCCCAAGGAGGTATTTTATCAAGCACAAACTCACAAAAAGTGGTTAACGGACCGAGCAAGACGTACCGCTTCGATATAAAAACGGGGCGAATTCGCGGCAGGGTGGACGGACTCGATGCGGTCAAACAAGCGGTCTATAAAATCCTTGAAACCGAACGATTCCAATATTTGATTTACAGCTCGAATTATGGATTCGAGTTCAAGGATATTTTGGGAAGCGACCCGCTATTTTTTAACTCGAAGATTACGAATCGGATTCAAGAGGCGCTGCTTCAGGATGACAGGATTAAAGCGATCGAAAATGTGCAAATCTCGAGCGAAGGCGAAGAAGCGGTCGTCCAATTTACGGTTGTATCGACTTATGGAAGCTTCCAAATAGCCAAGGAGGTTTAG
- a CDS encoding baseplate J/gp47 family protein has product MYENQTYQVILQRMLARIPSDIDKREGSIIYDALAPAALELAQLYAELDTNINLSFAGTSSGEYLDRCIAWSGITRKPATKAKLKGLFYDAGNRPFNIPIGKRFSISSVTFVAVEQIAAGQFVMECETAGNIGNQQVGTLLPIDYIDGLARGELTEILIPGEEKESDASLLDRYQQKVTKPVTGGNRYQYEVWARNNPGVGKAKAFPEWNGPLSVKVALLGTDMTAPSPAVIGEVAEYIESVRPIGAQVTVEAAGEVPIDVSAKLTVTAGTDLQQASAVFEKALQQYLVSLAFEDPWVRYARIANLILDTPGVLDYSNLTVNGGTGNIQIEDGNVAVMGTVVLT; this is encoded by the coding sequence ATGTATGAGAATCAGACCTATCAAGTAATTCTTCAAAGAATGCTTGCGCGTATTCCTTCGGATATCGACAAACGCGAAGGCAGCATCATCTATGATGCATTGGCACCGGCAGCACTTGAGCTTGCGCAGCTTTATGCGGAGCTGGATACCAACATCAACCTGTCTTTTGCCGGTACTTCAAGTGGAGAATATTTGGATCGCTGCATCGCATGGTCGGGGATCACCCGTAAGCCGGCGACCAAGGCCAAGCTGAAAGGGTTGTTCTATGATGCCGGCAACAGACCGTTCAATATTCCGATAGGCAAAAGGTTTTCGATTTCAAGCGTCACCTTCGTTGCCGTTGAACAGATTGCAGCCGGTCAATTCGTGATGGAATGCGAGACGGCGGGGAATATCGGCAATCAGCAGGTGGGAACTTTGCTGCCTATCGACTATATCGACGGTCTGGCGCGAGGGGAACTGACCGAAATCCTTATTCCCGGCGAAGAGAAGGAATCGGATGCGTCTTTGTTGGACAGGTATCAACAGAAAGTAACGAAGCCGGTTACAGGCGGGAACCGCTATCAATATGAAGTTTGGGCGCGAAACAACCCCGGGGTCGGTAAAGCGAAGGCTTTCCCTGAATGGAACGGTCCGCTCTCCGTAAAGGTGGCCCTGCTCGGAACGGATATGACGGCGCCAAGTCCTGCTGTGATCGGCGAAGTTGCGGAGTACATCGAGAGCGTTCGCCCGATCGGAGCGCAGGTTACGGTGGAAGCAGCCGGTGAAGTTCCTATAGATGTTTCCGCCAAACTGACCGTTACTGCCGGTACGGATTTACAGCAAGCATCAGCGGTATTTGAAAAGGCTTTACAGCAATATCTCGTATCGCTTGCTTTTGAAGATCCGTGGGTACGCTATGCAAGAATTGCAAATTTGATTCTGGATACCCCGGGTGTACTCGATTATTCTAACCTGACGGTTAACGGCGGAACCGGCAATATCCAAATTGAAGATGGGAACGTAGCCGTTATGGGGACGGTGGTGCTCACATGA
- a CDS encoding YmfQ family protein: MSRLDLLMRYLPWYYDNSYEMKELMSTEGLEFDALFTASESVFDQHFVESATWGLDRWESELAIPTNPQKPYAERRSVIISKLRGTGTVTVAQIKNVAEAFDGGTVDVVEKLDEYKFYIKFIDTRGIPSNLNDLKKLIDDIKPAHLSVEYLFTYFIWNELDYMRWTWDALDEIRLTWDQIEVFRGTSIPETGIPLRGVE; this comes from the coding sequence ATGAGCCGTTTGGATTTATTGATGCGGTATTTGCCGTGGTATTACGATAATTCATATGAAATGAAAGAGCTTATGAGCACGGAGGGCTTGGAGTTCGATGCTTTGTTCACGGCCTCGGAAAGCGTGTTTGATCAACATTTTGTGGAATCCGCAACTTGGGGGCTGGACCGGTGGGAAAGCGAGCTGGCGATTCCGACGAATCCCCAGAAGCCTTACGCTGAGCGGCGTTCGGTCATTATCTCCAAGCTTCGCGGCACCGGTACGGTGACAGTCGCTCAAATTAAAAACGTGGCCGAGGCTTTTGACGGCGGGACCGTGGATGTCGTGGAAAAGCTGGATGAATACAAGTTTTATATCAAGTTTATCGATACGCGCGGCATCCCGTCCAATCTCAACGATTTAAAAAAGCTAATCGACGATATTAAACCGGCGCATCTATCGGTAGAGTACTTGTTTACTTACTTTATTTGGAACGAGCTGGACTATATGAGATGGACGTGGGATGCGCTTGACGAAATCCGTTTAACATGGGACCAAATCGAAGTTTTCCGCGGTACTTCCATTCCGGAGACTGGTATTCCACTGAGAGGAGTTGAATAA